One genomic region from Clostridium saccharobutylicum DSM 13864 encodes:
- the asnB gene encoding asparagine synthase B, with protein sequence MCTIMCYTGTDMKHEKFAGSLQRTESRGPDMTEILTLPSGILGFQRLAIMDLSYSGMQPFTRKKDASICNGEIYGFRKLKDELMEKGHKFISDSDCEVLLPMYYEYGLDMFAKLDAEFATVIYDGENDTFIAARDPFGIRPLFYGYSESGKIMFASEAKNLVGLTDKIIAFPPGHYYADGKFTCYCDIAATEGEYCKDDLEVICKNIHDKLVTAIEKRMDADAPVGFLLSGGLDSSLVCSVAQKLYPEKKIKTFCIGMTEDAIDLKYAKEAADYIGSDHTAVYMTKEEVIDSLDEVIKLLGTFDITTIRASMGMYLLCKKIHEISDVKVLLTGEISDELFGYKYTDFAPNAGEFQKESQKRVRELYMYDVLRADRCISSNSLEARVPFGDLDFVKYVMSIDPEKKLNTYNMGKYLLRHAFEGDYLPNSILYRDKAAFSDAVGHSMVDYLKEYADKCYSDDEFEKLCEKYAYHAKPFTKESLLYREIFEKYYPKQAEMIVDYWMPNKEWEGCNVNDPSARVLSNYGDSGK encoded by the coding sequence ATGTGTACAATTATGTGTTATACAGGTACAGACATGAAACATGAAAAATTTGCAGGATCATTACAAAGAACTGAGTCAAGAGGACCAGATATGACTGAAATTCTTACTTTACCATCTGGTATTTTAGGATTTCAAAGACTTGCTATTATGGATTTAAGTTATAGTGGAATGCAGCCATTCACAAGAAAAAAGGATGCATCTATCTGTAACGGTGAAATTTACGGATTCCGTAAATTAAAAGACGAACTAATGGAAAAAGGACATAAATTTATTTCTGATAGTGATTGTGAAGTATTACTTCCTATGTATTATGAATATGGATTAGATATGTTTGCAAAACTAGATGCAGAATTCGCAACTGTTATCTACGATGGTGAAAATGATACTTTCATTGCAGCAAGAGACCCATTTGGAATTCGTCCACTATTCTACGGTTATTCTGAAAGTGGTAAAATAATGTTTGCAAGTGAAGCAAAAAATTTAGTTGGTCTTACAGACAAGATAATTGCATTTCCACCAGGCCATTATTATGCTGACGGTAAATTCACATGCTATTGTGATATAGCAGCAACTGAAGGTGAATATTGCAAAGATGATTTAGAAGTTATTTGTAAAAACATTCATGATAAATTAGTAACTGCTATAGAAAAACGTATGGATGCTGATGCTCCTGTAGGTTTCTTATTAAGCGGTGGTTTAGATAGTTCATTAGTATGTTCAGTTGCTCAAAAATTATATCCTGAAAAGAAAATTAAAACATTCTGCATAGGTATGACTGAAGATGCAATTGATTTAAAATACGCAAAAGAAGCTGCAGATTATATTGGTAGTGATCATACTGCTGTTTATATGACAAAAGAAGAAGTTATTGATTCACTTGATGAAGTTATTAAGCTTCTTGGAACTTTCGATATTACAACAATAAGAGCAAGTATGGGAATGTATTTACTTTGTAAGAAAATCCATGAAATTTCTGATGTAAAAGTTCTTCTAACAGGTGAAATTTCTGATGAATTATTCGGATATAAATATACTGATTTTGCTCCAAATGCAGGTGAGTTCCAAAAAGAATCTCAAAAGAGGGTTAGAGAGCTTTATATGTATGATGTGCTTCGTGCAGACCGTTGTATAAGTTCAAATTCTTTAGAAGCAAGAGTTCCATTTGGAGATTTAGATTTTGTAAAATATGTTATGTCAATAGATCCTGAAAAGAAATTAAATACCTACAACATGGGTAAATACCTTTTAAGACATGCATTTGAAGGTGATTATCTACCAAACAGCATTTTATATCGTGATAAAGCTGCATTCAGCGATGCTGTAGGTCATTCTATGGTAGATTATTTGAAAGAATATGCAGATAAATGTTACTCTGATGACGAATTTGAAAAACTATGTGAAAAATATGCATATCATGCTAAACCATTCACAAAAGAATCATTATTATATAGAGAAATTTTTGAAAAGTATTATCCAAAACAAGCTGAAATGATAGTAGATTATTGGATGCCAAACAAAGAATGGGAAGGCTGTAACGTAAATGACCCTAGTGCTAGAGTATTATCAAACTATGGTGATAGTGGTAAATAA
- a CDS encoding ammonium transporter, with translation MEINLGDCSFILICSALVLLMTPGLAFFYGGMVRRKNVLNTLMSSFFVCGLASIMWVLVGYSLSFGNDFHGIIGGLNFLGFNGVGADPSAYAPTIPQELFAAYQMMFAVITPALITGSLIGRMKFSALFIFVAVWSLFVYYPMAHMVWGAGGVIGSLGAVDFAGGNVVHISSGISGLVACIMLGKRRGHGMMSYRPHNIPFVVLGAALLWFGWFGFNAGSALNAGPLAVHAFMTTNTAAAAAMLSWMFIEKVKHGKPTVLGAATGAVVGLVAITPGAGFVPLWSSIVMGIVVSPICFFFVEKVKAKFGYDDALDAFGCHGVGGIWGGIATGIFGQTAINPVAQWNGLFYGDIKLFIAQIMSIVITIIFAGGMTFLIIKVMKMFMDIRVDSSEEADGLDIAEHGESAYPAFTGLD, from the coding sequence ATGGAAATTAATTTAGGCGATTGCAGTTTTATATTGATTTGTTCAGCACTTGTACTTTTAATGACACCAGGACTTGCGTTTTTTTATGGTGGGATGGTTCGTAGAAAAAATGTTTTAAATACATTAATGTCTTCATTTTTTGTTTGCGGATTAGCATCAATAATGTGGGTTTTAGTAGGTTATTCATTGTCTTTTGGTAATGATTTTCATGGAATAATAGGTGGACTTAATTTTCTGGGTTTTAATGGAGTAGGAGCAGATCCTTCAGCATACGCACCTACTATACCTCAAGAACTTTTTGCAGCATATCAAATGATGTTTGCAGTAATTACTCCAGCGCTTATAACTGGATCATTAATAGGAAGAATGAAATTTTCAGCATTATTCATATTTGTAGCAGTATGGTCACTTTTTGTATATTATCCAATGGCTCATATGGTATGGGGTGCTGGTGGAGTAATTGGTTCTTTAGGAGCTGTTGATTTTGCTGGAGGAAATGTAGTTCATATAAGTTCAGGTATTTCAGGCCTTGTAGCTTGTATTATGCTAGGTAAGAGGCGTGGCCATGGAATGATGTCATATAGACCTCATAATATTCCATTTGTAGTTCTTGGAGCCGCATTACTTTGGTTTGGATGGTTTGGATTTAATGCAGGTAGTGCATTAAATGCTGGTCCACTTGCTGTACATGCATTCATGACAACTAATACTGCAGCAGCAGCAGCTATGCTTTCATGGATGTTCATTGAAAAAGTAAAACATGGTAAACCAACAGTACTTGGAGCTGCAACAGGAGCAGTAGTAGGATTAGTTGCAATTACACCAGGAGCTGGCTTTGTTCCACTTTGGTCATCAATTGTAATGGGTATAGTAGTATCGCCAATTTGTTTCTTCTTTGTGGAAAAAGTAAAAGCTAAATTTGGATATGATGATGCACTTGATGCTTTTGGATGTCATGGAGTCGGTGGAATTTGGGGAGGCATTGCAACTGGAATTTTTGGTCAAACTGCAATTAATCCTGTAGCACAATGGAATGGTCTTTTCTATGGAGATATTAAACTTTTCATTGCACAAATAATGAGCATTGTAATAACAATAATATTTGCAGGTGGTATGACATTCTTAATTATAAAAGTTATGAAAATGTTTATGGATATTAGAGTTGATAGTTCAGAAGAAGCTGATGGACTTGATATAGCTGAACATGGTGAAAGTGCTTATCCTGCATTTACTGGATTAGACTAG
- a CDS encoding MATE family efflux transporter — protein sequence MNKTEQLKNFPINRLIVSLSGPAIFAFIISTLNMTLDRIFLAKAVGTIALAAISIALGIQMLIQAFSQLIASGASSSIAIELGKNNKIGAERMIGNAFMLGIIISIIITIVGCIFIKPILILYGATAESMNYALPYTFIMIFSTIFFTASQVLNNIIRGMGYSKKSTINFVSSIITHAVLNTIFLFIFHMGIRAVAVASAIGYLVSCILAAKFLISDKCVARLHVSCFKLEKITVKRILTVGLSALVMQITVSVISMVFNHVTNKYGGAIGQAAYGIIYTLLMIIYMPIMGLGQGIQSIIGINYGAELNKRVKETMLKAIKYATIFAIFMFIVIELFTDPIVLLFGGAKDQMLAEMTSNGMRIVGLTISMIGFQIIGASYFQYVGKVKQSVFLSALRQFILLIPFAIILPMFLGISGVFDSFVVSDLLSFGVTLFLIIKELRNLNIRIDQTKEKLI from the coding sequence ATGAATAAAACTGAACAATTAAAAAATTTTCCTATTAATCGTTTGATAGTAAGTCTATCTGGTCCCGCGATTTTTGCATTTATAATAAGCACACTAAATATGACACTTGATAGAATATTTCTTGCTAAGGCTGTTGGTACAATAGCTTTGGCAGCTATATCTATTGCACTTGGAATTCAAATGTTGATTCAAGCTTTTTCTCAATTAATTGCATCTGGAGCATCTTCCTCTATTGCAATAGAGCTTGGTAAAAATAATAAAATTGGTGCAGAACGTATGATTGGAAATGCATTTATGCTTGGAATTATAATCAGTATTATTATTACAATAGTTGGATGTATTTTTATTAAACCAATTCTTATACTGTATGGAGCAACTGCAGAAAGCATGAATTATGCTTTACCTTATACCTTTATTATGATATTTAGTACAATTTTTTTTACAGCTAGTCAAGTACTAAATAACATCATCCGTGGAATGGGATATTCTAAAAAATCAACTATTAATTTTGTATCAAGCATAATAACTCATGCTGTTTTAAATACAATTTTCTTATTTATATTTCACATGGGAATAAGAGCAGTGGCAGTTGCAAGTGCAATAGGGTATTTAGTTTCTTGTATTTTAGCTGCCAAGTTTTTAATAAGTGATAAATGCGTTGCAAGATTGCATGTATCATGTTTTAAGTTAGAAAAGATAACAGTAAAGAGAATATTAACTGTTGGTTTATCTGCATTAGTTATGCAAATTACAGTAAGTGTAATATCTATGGTATTTAATCATGTCACAAATAAATATGGTGGTGCTATAGGACAGGCAGCTTATGGAATCATATATACCTTGTTAATGATAATATATATGCCGATTATGGGACTAGGTCAGGGCATTCAATCAATAATAGGAATAAATTATGGCGCTGAATTAAATAAGCGAGTAAAAGAAACTATGTTAAAAGCAATTAAATATGCAACAATATTTGCAATTTTTATGTTCATAGTTATTGAGTTATTCACAGATCCAATAGTTCTTTTGTTTGGTGGAGCGAAAGATCAAATGCTTGCAGAAATGACATCAAATGGGATGCGAATAGTAGGTTTAACTATTTCTATGATTGGATTTCAAATAATTGGTGCTAGCTACTTTCAATACGTTGGCAAAGTGAAACAATCCGTTTTCTTATCAGCTTTAAGGCAGTTTATTTTATTAATACCATTTGCAATTATATTACCAATGTTTTTGGGGATATCAGGAGTGTTTGATTCATTTGTTGTATCTGATCTCTTATCCTTTGGAGTAACCTTATTCTTAATAATAAAAGAATTGAGAAATTTAAATATTCGTATAGATCAAACAAAAGAAAAGTTAATATAA
- a CDS encoding DUF6323 family protein, producing MNEIINLFGSNALEKQVFNDIVKCNEFTIEYGLTLHEEDVKEILKTRNVALEKSGRIEFNGQIMNKIIRRFCDSTYISQYNYSDTINELVEIFYNYKNETLDYISDDELIEIMKEYFDNYCQGSLELLEGKVLYKIADNIRNGVKDYTNIDSEKD from the coding sequence TTGAATGAAATTATTAATTTATTTGGAAGTAACGCCTTAGAGAAGCAAGTCTTTAATGATATAGTTAAGTGTAATGAATTTACAATCGAATATGGATTAACTCTCCATGAAGAAGATGTAAAAGAAATTCTTAAAACAAGAAATGTAGCACTTGAAAAAAGCGGAAGAATAGAATTTAATGGTCAAATCATGAACAAAATTATTAGAAGATTTTGTGATTCAACATATATATCACAATATAATTATAGTGATACAATCAACGAACTTGTAGAAATTTTTTATAATTATAAGAATGAAACTTTAGATTATATAAGTGATGATGAATTAATAGAAATTATGAAGGAGTATTTCGATAATTATTGTCAGGGATCCTTGGAACTTTTAGAGGGTAAAGTGTTGTATAAAATAGCTGACAATATAAGAAATGGTGTGAAGGATTATACAAATATTGATAGTGAAAAGGATTGA
- a CDS encoding DUF6179 domain-containing protein — translation MSNGEDIQKYGFYIENNFSEEYFFKDILMTCYEKELLDDKLLKRISYERLENLKVQLKYYTKDESSSIMVEVAESLMEGIDYTIGIYLKTFDNIELIVNELKNTSLFEMLQKGHDLIKKKTAESKKLLDKIQKNKLKVDNYAYNDTIDYGYLVFFKEYDDFFVPNKIHGPADYQLYVDNINYSGIEYIKNYLETLNLENEFCYNFDINKINKLLKGYDKKCEVLVINIFELVLINSLGLIICGKSLNNLTINNIDREHIKNKLNKLSLEELQAALLQYANRCCEILNIKNKALVNYIRKSIPKITSLINTSIELNRLEKVFISFDENSDNKVIEYTDGKKLSNFAFRKLSEKIRECSTIEEKVDLIKNNIKSLEDLVDILGAECLFEYEYIMYFKSLSQMEIILLSKYVSDISFEDEYEKEWYVEFNKYMSSLNKEEQVIITEVKERIQLS, via the coding sequence ATGAGTAATGGTGAAGATATTCAAAAATATGGTTTTTATATAGAAAATAATTTTAGTGAGGAATATTTTTTTAAGGATATTTTGATGACTTGTTATGAGAAAGAGCTGTTAGATGATAAGCTTTTAAAAAGAATATCATATGAGAGATTGGAGAATTTAAAAGTACAATTGAAATATTATACAAAAGATGAGAGTAGTTCAATCATGGTAGAGGTAGCAGAAAGTTTGATGGAGGGCATCGATTATACAATAGGAATTTATTTGAAAACATTTGACAACATAGAATTAATAGTAAATGAATTAAAGAATACAAGTCTATTTGAGATGTTGCAGAAGGGGCATGATTTAATCAAGAAAAAAACAGCGGAGAGTAAAAAACTTTTGGATAAAATTCAGAAAAATAAGCTTAAAGTAGATAATTATGCATATAACGATACTATAGATTATGGTTACTTAGTATTTTTTAAAGAATATGATGACTTTTTTGTACCGAATAAAATCCATGGTCCAGCAGACTATCAACTTTATGTGGATAATATCAACTATAGTGGAATTGAATATATAAAAAACTATTTAGAAACATTAAATTTAGAAAATGAGTTTTGTTATAACTTTGATATCAACAAAATAAATAAGTTATTAAAAGGATATGATAAAAAGTGCGAAGTACTTGTCATAAACATATTTGAATTGGTACTTATCAATTCATTAGGTTTAATTATATGTGGTAAATCTTTAAATAATCTTACTATTAATAATATAGATAGAGAGCATATAAAAAATAAGTTAAATAAATTATCGTTAGAAGAATTACAAGCAGCATTGCTACAATATGCAAATAGATGTTGTGAAATTTTAAATATTAAAAATAAAGCACTAGTAAATTATATTAGAAAATCTATACCTAAAATAACTTCATTGATCAATACAAGTATTGAATTAAACAGATTGGAAAAGGTATTCATATCATTTGATGAAAATAGTGACAATAAAGTTATTGAATACACAGATGGTAAAAAGTTAAGCAATTTTGCATTTAGAAAATTAAGTGAAAAAATTAGAGAATGTTCTACAATAGAGGAAAAAGTGGATTTAATAAAAAATAATATCAAGAGCCTGGAGGACTTAGTAGATATATTAGGTGCTGAATGCTTATTTGAATATGAATATATTATGTACTTTAAGAGTTTATCACAGATGGAAATTATTCTTTTATCAAAATATGTATCAGATATAAGTTTTGAAGATGAATATGAAAAAGAATGGTATGTTGAATTTAATAAGTACATGTCAAGTTTAAACAAAGAAGAACAAGTAATAATAACGGAAGTTAAAGAAAGAATACAATTAAGTTAA
- a CDS encoding MFS transporter, with the protein MCKFESHNKQNTDQTVDKKALIFGLISVFLCGLGFTIIAPVIPFLVQPYISNPADQAIVVTMLTSIYAVCVFFAAPVLGALSDKYGRRPLLLVCLLGSTIGYIVFGIGGALWVLFAGRIIDGITGGDISTIFAYFADIIPPEQRTKYFGWMSAVVGLGTIIGPTLGGLLAKFGYSVPMYFGAIITLLNVVYGFFFMPESLDKNNRLKEITFIRLNPFIQLANILSMKNLKLLLISAFLLWIPNGSLQAVFSQFTMDTFNWKPALIGLMFSIMGFQDIISQGFIMPKLLIRLSDKQIAILGMISEIIGYSLIAASALLSFYPLFIVGMFIFGFGDSIFGPSFNGMLSKSVDSSEQGRIQGGSQSIQSLARMIGPIIGGQMYVSLGHAAPAFMGIILIAAAIPVLYKKTH; encoded by the coding sequence ATGTGTAAATTTGAATCACATAATAAACAAAACACAGACCAAACCGTGGATAAAAAGGCTTTAATATTTGGTCTTATATCTGTATTTCTTTGCGGATTAGGCTTCACTATAATAGCACCTGTCATTCCATTCTTAGTTCAACCTTATATAAGCAATCCGGCAGATCAAGCTATAGTTGTTACGATGCTTACCTCAATTTATGCAGTCTGCGTGTTTTTTGCAGCCCCTGTACTTGGAGCTTTAAGCGACAAATATGGTCGTCGTCCATTGCTCTTAGTATGCCTTTTGGGTTCCACAATCGGATACATAGTTTTCGGAATAGGAGGAGCTCTATGGGTACTATTTGCTGGGCGCATAATAGATGGTATAACAGGCGGAGACATAAGCACTATCTTCGCATATTTTGCAGACATCATTCCTCCAGAGCAGAGAACCAAATACTTTGGATGGATGAGTGCAGTTGTAGGTTTAGGAACCATCATTGGCCCAACTCTAGGCGGATTACTTGCTAAGTTTGGTTATTCTGTGCCAATGTATTTTGGAGCAATAATAACTTTATTGAATGTTGTTTATGGATTCTTTTTTATGCCTGAGAGCCTTGATAAGAATAATAGACTAAAAGAGATTACCTTTATAAGACTAAATCCATTTATACAGCTTGCAAACATACTTTCTATGAAAAACTTAAAACTGCTGCTTATCTCAGCATTCTTACTTTGGATACCTAACGGATCTTTACAAGCAGTTTTTTCACAATTTACAATGGACACTTTTAATTGGAAACCTGCACTAATCGGACTTATGTTTTCAATTATGGGCTTTCAAGACATCATTTCACAAGGTTTCATAATGCCAAAGCTTTTGATAAGACTTAGTGATAAACAGATTGCAATTCTTGGAATGATTTCAGAAATTATAGGATACAGCCTTATTGCAGCATCAGCTTTGCTCTCATTCTATCCTCTTTTTATTGTTGGAATGTTTATATTTGGTTTTGGTGATTCAATCTTTGGGCCTTCATTTAATGGGATGCTCTCCAAGTCTGTAGATTCTAGTGAACAAGGAAGGATTCAAGGAGGCAGCCAATCTATTCAATCTTTAGCAAGAATGATTGGGCCTATCATTGGAGGCCAAATGTATGTATCACTTGGTCATGCTGCACCTGCTTTTATGGGGATAATCCTTATAGCAGCAGCAATACCAGTTTTGTATAAGAAAACACATTAA
- a CDS encoding MarR family transcriptional regulator: protein MNKEEQVIMSLRELFNKMAWLNKPKMEDSLKGYKSSEVHYIECIGRNVDSNVTKLAESLYMTRGAISKIAKKLIEKGIIESYQKPDNKKEIYFRLTEQGQKIYNVHEELHKKFQERDKVVFEQITDEQFDSMLSFVEKYIKHLDEEIKKQGIDKSE, encoded by the coding sequence ATGAATAAAGAAGAACAAGTAATTATGAGTTTGAGGGAGTTATTTAACAAAATGGCTTGGCTTAATAAGCCTAAGATGGAAGACAGTCTTAAGGGATATAAATCTTCTGAAGTACATTACATTGAATGCATTGGAAGAAATGTAGATTCCAACGTGACAAAACTTGCAGAGTCCCTTTATATGACCAGAGGCGCCATAAGCAAAATCGCAAAGAAACTTATAGAAAAGGGGATAATTGAAAGCTATCAGAAGCCAGATAATAAGAAAGAAATTTATTTTCGCCTTACTGAACAAGGTCAAAAAATTTATAATGTTCATGAAGAACTACACAAAAAGTTTCAGGAACGGGACAAAGTCGTATTTGAACAGATAACTGATGAACAATTTGATAGTATGCTTAGCTTTGTGGAAAAATATATTAAGCATTTGGATGAAGAAATAAAAAAGCAAGGTATAGATAAGTCAGAATAA
- a CDS encoding glycosyl hydrolase family 28 protein, with product MIKFKEKTKVLIAAATVLMCTYNLNTYDANAASTSSSTISSIAASAVADSTTTSNTLQVSVIAHDNNTISLAWQKPANYSNITDYKVYMNGSLIGSANDNNNSQAKKFIDNFYKDSSNSSAVKINMHNYVATGLTSNTSYSFVIKGVDSKGNVLTQSDGITQSTDADPKVFDVTKYGAVGDGTTIDTKAIQAAIDACTTGGEVLIPAGKIFKTGAIWLRDNMILRVDGEILGSENAKDYSSAEHPVASGSKNNALINATGTSSVQSLKIVGTGTIDGNGWKQSSSQNGLPISAKSSISTVTQNGILAANEYKAGVQAGLSSTAAYATRSNLISLNKVNNVYIGDGLSLQNPSFHTIGTGNGSNVVINGALVRTFDCNNADGLNFSSQGLIVMNSVFDTGDDDINFAAGRGLADEKNRSEVKNIWIFNNYFAHGHGAVVAGSYTAAGIDDILAEDNVLNGTGSGLRCKSAKGVGGGAQDITFRDSALKNITDGQGQPFIFTSAYSDSGSVGSFTAAPDSPVFKHIFVNNCSVNGSKSNGILVAGLSDGIHSDIHFSNIAFTGTLGASIDYMSNSSFKNVTFDKKTSNPWTITHSTNVTTN from the coding sequence GTGATTAAATTTAAAGAAAAAACAAAAGTGCTTATAGCTGCTGCAACTGTATTAATGTGCACATATAATTTAAATACATATGATGCAAATGCAGCTTCTACAAGTTCATCAACAATTTCCTCAATAGCTGCATCGGCAGTAGCAGATTCTACTACAACATCTAATACGCTTCAAGTATCAGTGATTGCACACGATAACAATACTATTTCATTAGCATGGCAGAAACCAGCAAATTATAGTAATATTACAGATTATAAAGTATATATGAATGGAAGTCTTATAGGTAGTGCCAATGATAATAACAATTCTCAAGCGAAGAAGTTTATAGATAATTTCTATAAGGATTCTAGCAATAGCTCTGCTGTAAAAATAAATATGCATAATTATGTGGCAACAGGACTTACTTCTAATACTAGTTATAGCTTTGTAATTAAAGGTGTAGATAGTAAAGGTAATGTGCTAACGCAAAGTGATGGAATAACCCAAAGTACAGATGCAGATCCAAAAGTTTTTGATGTAACTAAATATGGTGCAGTTGGAGATGGAACTACTATTGATACAAAAGCAATTCAAGCTGCTATAGATGCATGTACTACAGGTGGAGAAGTATTGATACCAGCTGGCAAGATTTTTAAAACTGGTGCTATTTGGTTAAGGGATAATATGATTTTAAGGGTAGATGGAGAAATACTTGGTTCAGAAAACGCAAAAGACTATTCAAGTGCTGAACATCCAGTGGCAAGTGGTAGTAAGAATAATGCTCTTATTAATGCAACTGGTACTAGCTCAGTTCAAAGTTTAAAGATAGTTGGAACAGGTACAATAGATGGAAATGGATGGAAGCAAAGTTCTTCACAAAATGGACTTCCAATTTCAGCAAAGAGTTCTATATCAACAGTTACACAAAATGGAATTCTTGCAGCAAATGAATACAAGGCTGGTGTACAGGCTGGTCTTAGCAGTACAGCAGCTTATGCTACAAGATCTAATTTAATTTCATTAAATAAAGTTAATAATGTATATATAGGGGATGGGCTTTCGCTGCAAAATCCTTCATTCCATACTATAGGAACAGGTAATGGCAGTAATGTAGTTATAAATGGTGCTTTAGTTAGAACTTTTGATTGTAATAATGCAGATGGATTAAATTTTAGTTCTCAAGGATTAATTGTTATGAACAGTGTTTTTGATACTGGAGATGATGATATAAACTTTGCAGCAGGAAGAGGCTTAGCAGATGAAAAGAATCGTTCAGAAGTAAAAAACATATGGATATTTAACAACTACTTTGCACATGGTCATGGTGCTGTAGTTGCTGGAAGTTATACAGCAGCAGGAATAGACGATATATTAGCAGAAGATAATGTTTTAAATGGTACAGGTTCTGGTCTTCGTTGTAAATCAGCTAAAGGAGTAGGTGGTGGAGCACAAGATATAACTTTCCGTGATTCTGCTCTTAAAAATATCACTGATGGACAAGGACAACCGTTTATATTTACATCCGCATATAGTGATTCGGGTTCAGTAGGTTCATTTACAGCAGCTCCAGATTCACCTGTATTTAAGCATATTTTTGTTAATAATTGCAGTGTTAATGGATCAAAGAGTAATGGAATATTAGTGGCTGGATTATCTGATGGAATTCATAGTGATATACATTTTTCGAATATAGCATTTACAGGTACTTTAGGTGCTAGTATAGATTATATGAGTAATAGTTCATTTAAAAATGTGACTTTTGATAAGAAAACTTCAAATCCATGGACAATTACTCATTCTACAAATGTTACAACTAACTAA